A region of Salinibacter sp. 10B DNA encodes the following proteins:
- a CDS encoding tryptophanase, producing MDRDTIIEPFRIKSVEPIRMTDRAERERLIREANYNLFNLHADDVIIDLLTDSGTSAMSAAQWAGLMQGDESYAGSPSYFRFEEAVKDLMPFEHIIPTHQGRAAERILMGIVADPDAKIPSNTHFDTTRANIESTGAEAVDLVIEEGLDPDLEHPFKGNIDLDRLETLLEDEGENVPIVMLTITNNSGGGQPVSLENIRGAAALCEEHDVPFILDACRFAENAYFIKQREDGYGDHSVKEIVREIFSHADGMTMSAKKDALVNIGGWLALDDDDWAREARNQLILTEGFPTYGGLAGRDLEAIAVGLQEIVDEDYLEYRMASTRYLGEALTDLGVPIVTPVGGHAVYVNAKALLPHIPPLEYPGQALAVALYTTGGIRGVEIGSVMFGQQPDGSEEPARMELVRLAIPRRVYTQSHVDYVIECFEEVYDRREELTGFEITEEPPQLRHFTAHFQPLEPDAVHRETSVPEEVARAS from the coding sequence ATGGACCGGGATACGATCATCGAACCCTTCCGCATTAAGTCCGTCGAGCCCATCCGGATGACGGATCGGGCGGAACGGGAACGGCTTATCCGCGAGGCTAACTACAACCTCTTCAACCTGCACGCGGACGACGTCATCATCGACCTGCTCACGGACTCGGGCACCTCAGCCATGAGCGCCGCGCAGTGGGCCGGGCTCATGCAGGGCGATGAGAGCTACGCGGGCTCGCCCTCCTATTTCCGGTTCGAGGAAGCGGTCAAAGACTTGATGCCCTTCGAGCACATTATTCCAACGCACCAGGGCCGGGCCGCCGAGCGCATTCTGATGGGCATCGTGGCGGACCCCGACGCGAAAATCCCAAGCAATACGCACTTCGATACGACGCGCGCCAACATCGAGTCCACCGGTGCCGAGGCCGTGGACCTCGTGATTGAAGAAGGCCTCGACCCGGACCTGGAGCATCCGTTCAAGGGCAACATCGACCTCGATCGGCTGGAAACGCTCTTGGAGGACGAGGGAGAAAACGTCCCGATCGTGATGCTTACGATCACAAACAATTCGGGCGGCGGGCAACCGGTCTCCCTAGAAAACATCCGCGGCGCCGCAGCGCTCTGTGAGGAGCACGATGTACCGTTCATCCTCGATGCCTGCCGATTTGCCGAGAATGCTTATTTCATCAAGCAGCGGGAGGACGGATATGGCGACCATTCAGTCAAGGAAATCGTCCGGGAGATCTTTTCGCACGCGGACGGCATGACGATGAGTGCGAAGAAGGATGCCCTGGTAAACATCGGCGGATGGCTGGCGCTCGACGATGACGACTGGGCACGGGAGGCACGCAATCAACTCATCCTCACGGAGGGCTTCCCGACGTACGGCGGTCTGGCGGGACGCGACCTGGAGGCCATTGCCGTGGGCCTGCAGGAGATCGTGGACGAGGACTACCTGGAATACCGCATGGCCTCGACCCGCTACCTCGGCGAGGCCCTCACCGACCTGGGCGTCCCGATCGTGACGCCGGTGGGCGGGCACGCGGTCTATGTAAACGCGAAGGCCCTTCTTCCCCACATTCCCCCGCTGGAGTATCCGGGACAGGCACTGGCCGTCGCCCTCTACACGACCGGGGGCATTCGAGGTGTCGAGATTGGCAGTGTCATGTTCGGCCAGCAGCCCGACGGCAGCGAGGAGCCCGCGCGAATGGAACTGGTGCGGCTCGCCATTCCCCGACGCGTCTACACCCAGAGCCACGTCGATTACGTGATCGAGTGCTTCGAGGAGGTATACGACCGCCGCGAGGAGCTCACCGGCTTTGAGATCACCGAGGAACCGCCGCAACTCCGCCACTTCACGGCCCACTTCCAGCCCCTGGAACCGGACGCCGTCCATCGCGAGACGAGCGTGCCCGAAGAAGTGGCGCGTGCGTCGTAA
- the ansA gene encoding asparaginase, with the protein MAVSDPRILVAYAGGTIGMKETAEGHVPVSGYLQKQMQELPPFQADDVPTYDIHEFDPLLDSSNMAPEDWLRIAEVIQEHYSTYDGFLVVHGTDTMAFTASALSFMLHPLDKPVVLTGAQLPLDETRTDAQGNLLTSLLLLGQYPDRLAGVHLCFDDRLYRGNRTTKVNADSFSAFASPNYPAVGTAGINLDVDWSLVPASESPARSPNITPLGEATVSTFRLFPGMEARHLDNLLSPPVQGVVLECFGSGNAPEEEAFLDTLRRATDRGVVLVAVTQPLRGTADLNLYATGQALAEAGVVSGYDMTTEAALAKLYYLFDHGYTAEAVRDQMQTNLRGELTPPDDVPPALGRARRRLARFR; encoded by the coding sequence ATGGCGGTGTCCGATCCTCGTATTCTCGTGGCCTATGCGGGTGGGACCATTGGAATGAAGGAGACTGCGGAGGGACACGTGCCGGTGTCCGGCTACCTCCAGAAGCAGATGCAGGAGCTGCCGCCGTTTCAGGCCGACGATGTGCCGACGTACGACATTCACGAGTTTGATCCGTTGCTTGATAGCTCCAACATGGCGCCGGAGGACTGGCTGCGGATTGCCGAAGTCATCCAGGAGCACTACTCCACCTACGACGGCTTTCTGGTGGTTCACGGGACGGACACGATGGCGTTTACGGCCTCCGCGCTCTCGTTTATGCTACACCCGCTCGATAAGCCTGTCGTGCTCACCGGGGCGCAGTTGCCGCTGGACGAAACGCGCACCGATGCGCAAGGCAATCTTCTTACGTCCCTTCTTCTGCTGGGGCAATATCCGGACCGCCTTGCGGGGGTTCACCTCTGCTTCGACGATCGACTGTACAGGGGCAATCGCACCACCAAAGTGAACGCCGATTCGTTTTCGGCCTTTGCCTCCCCGAACTACCCGGCGGTAGGGACGGCCGGCATCAATCTGGACGTCGACTGGTCGCTCGTGCCGGCGTCCGAGTCCCCGGCCCGCTCGCCGAACATTACGCCCCTAGGTGAGGCGACGGTGTCCACGTTTCGGCTCTTCCCAGGCATGGAGGCGCGCCACCTCGACAATCTTCTCTCTCCGCCCGTGCAGGGCGTGGTGCTGGAGTGCTTCGGGTCGGGCAATGCTCCGGAAGAGGAGGCGTTTTTAGACACGCTGCGCCGGGCGACCGACCGGGGCGTCGTACTGGTGGCCGTCACCCAACCGCTGCGGGGCACGGCCGATCTAAACCTGTACGCTACCGGACAGGCGCTCGCAGAGGCGGGAGTGGTAAGTGGTTACGACATGACTACGGAGGCCGCCCTGGCGAAGCTGTACTACCTGTTCGATCACGGCTACACGGCCGAGGCCGTGCGCGACCAGATGCAGACCAATCTGCGGGGCGAACTCACGCCGCCGGACGACGTGCCGCCCGCTCTGGGGCGGGCCCGGCGTCGCCTTGCCCGGTTTCGATGA
- the hpt gene encoding hypoxanthine phosphoribosyltransferase, with translation MPATRDLTDAPVELDDATVTYRGDRFRRYLDADTIQSRVAEMGQQISADYADTTPILVSVLNGAFMFTADLMRAINTDCEIDFIKLSSYGAAKVSSGEVHELKSVDAELEGRDVLIVEDIVDTGLSMDFMKGRLQEYNPASLRVATLLHKPTATEPDLTLDYVGFQIPDLFVIGYGLDYGQLARNLADIYILDED, from the coding sequence ATGCCCGCCACGCGAGACCTTACCGATGCGCCCGTTGAACTCGACGACGCCACCGTGACCTACCGCGGAGATCGATTTCGTCGGTACCTCGATGCCGACACCATCCAGTCGCGGGTGGCGGAGATGGGGCAGCAAATATCAGCGGACTACGCCGACACGACGCCCATTCTGGTGAGCGTGCTCAACGGGGCGTTCATGTTTACCGCTGATCTCATGCGTGCCATCAACACGGATTGTGAGATCGACTTTATTAAGCTCTCGTCCTACGGTGCAGCCAAGGTGTCGAGCGGCGAGGTGCACGAGCTCAAAAGTGTGGATGCTGAACTGGAGGGCCGCGACGTACTGATCGTGGAGGACATCGTAGATACCGGTCTGTCGATGGACTTCATGAAGGGACGACTCCAGGAGTACAACCCGGCCTCTCTTCGGGTCGCGACGCTTCTTCATAAGCCGACGGCCACAGAGCCGGATCTTACGCTTGACTACGTCGGGTTTCAAATTCCGGACCTCTTTGTCATCGGCTACGGGCTGGATTACGGCCAGCTGGCCCGAAATCTCGCCGACATCTACATCTTGGATGAGGACTGA
- the tilS gene encoding tRNA lysidine(34) synthetase TilS: MPEFVDTIAEYIRRHELLTDGARVLVGVSGGPDSMVCLAVLHQLGYDVHALHVNYGLRPGATADASLVQDWCGAHSPPIPLCVKSLDAEVRAEQKDESLQEAARTLRYDAMGRRANEIGAKVVAVGHHRDDQAETLLLNLVRGAGPEGLAGMPPSRPMNANASVRLVRPLLDVSRDEIEAFAEREDLPWRDDPSNQDSDYDRAVMRMEILPLLQKNFPGATDSIAQAAGLMREYVEETITPILQAHWEDCYQERDIGGTLQLAPLRERAPVWQRRLLLKALHEMLPGAPQSSAVAKELVALVDAQVGRRVEFGGGTVWRERSVLWFVPEERQPEPVHPPVPVPWGEDVPLPGGVLRIDPLDAPPETLDTGDPNVVYADANRLVDPLSVGTWQDGDRLQPLGMEGTRLVSDLLTDAKIPSHRRDSVYLLTTDEHPAWLVGHRLDHRVRVRSDTTHIARLTWHPHERPVP, from the coding sequence ATGCCGGAATTTGTCGACACGATTGCAGAGTACATCCGGCGGCACGAACTGCTGACGGACGGAGCACGGGTCCTCGTCGGCGTGAGCGGAGGGCCAGATTCGATGGTGTGTCTTGCAGTTCTGCATCAGCTGGGGTACGACGTGCATGCCCTCCACGTAAACTATGGACTGCGGCCTGGGGCCACCGCTGACGCGTCCCTCGTGCAGGACTGGTGCGGGGCACACTCTCCCCCCATTCCGCTGTGCGTAAAGTCTCTCGACGCTGAGGTGCGGGCAGAGCAGAAGGACGAGTCGCTCCAGGAGGCGGCGCGGACGCTCCGGTACGACGCGATGGGCCGGCGGGCCAACGAGATCGGAGCCAAGGTCGTAGCGGTCGGGCATCACCGCGACGATCAGGCCGAAACGTTGCTCCTCAACCTCGTCCGCGGCGCCGGGCCGGAGGGACTGGCGGGCATGCCGCCGTCCCGCCCGATGAACGCCAACGCGTCCGTTCGGCTCGTCCGCCCCCTGCTCGACGTGTCGCGGGACGAGATCGAGGCGTTTGCGGAAAGGGAAGATCTTCCGTGGCGCGACGATCCGAGCAATCAAGATTCCGATTATGATCGGGCGGTGATGCGCATGGAGATTCTTCCGTTATTGCAAAAGAACTTTCCCGGTGCCACCGACAGCATTGCGCAGGCCGCCGGTCTGATGCGCGAATACGTAGAAGAGACCATCACGCCGATCCTGCAGGCGCACTGGGAGGATTGCTATCAGGAGCGAGACATCGGCGGCACGCTCCAACTCGCCCCGCTTCGGGAGCGTGCACCGGTGTGGCAGCGGCGGCTTCTACTGAAGGCCCTCCATGAGATGTTGCCCGGGGCCCCGCAGTCCTCAGCTGTGGCTAAAGAGCTGGTGGCCCTCGTGGATGCACAGGTGGGCCGGCGTGTGGAGTTTGGAGGCGGGACCGTATGGCGCGAGCGTTCGGTGCTCTGGTTTGTGCCGGAGGAACGACAGCCCGAACCGGTGCACCCGCCGGTTCCGGTGCCGTGGGGAGAAGACGTGCCGCTTCCCGGCGGCGTACTCCGCATCGACCCGCTCGACGCTCCGCCGGAGACGTTGGATACCGGCGATCCCAATGTCGTGTACGCCGATGCGAACCGTCTCGTCGATCCCTTATCGGTCGGGACGTGGCAGGACGGCGATCGGCTTCAACCTCTTGGAATGGAGGGGACGAGGCTCGTGAGCGACTTGCTGACCGACGCCAAGATTCCCTCCCACCGCCGCGACAGCGTGTATCTGTTGACGACCGATGAACACCCTGCCTGGCTCGTAGGACACCGGCTCGACCACCGGGTGCGGGTCCGTTCTGATACGACGCACATCGCACGGCTCACCTGGCATCCGCATGAACGTCCTGTGCCGTGA
- the mutL gene encoding DNA mismatch repair endonuclease MutL, which translates to MAESAESSTSEGIIHVMSDRLANQIAAGEVVQRPASVEKELIENAIDAGASSVEVILKDAGSTLVQVIDDGCGMSPADAERCFERHATSKIQSVDDLERIRTLGFRGEALASIAAVSQVELKTKRVEDDAGTLVRVKGGEIMEQRPCAIQHGTSVAVQNLFFNVPARRNFLKTPATELKHLTTTAQFLSLANPTVAFRLEHDGHEHYDLAAAQSDDFLGAMKERVLGLFGDEHADELVPVQDSSSDLTIEGFVGEPSFHRKTRGEQFLFVNERYVKDRYLSHAVKKAYGDLLPDGAFPFFALFLRMDPRRVDVNVHPQKSEVKFDDQSGIYGFLRSAVRRALGRVHATPQMEGEEDSPDEGPETTAGGSSSEGSWSRSTPTSFQPRRSSNSDAESSSSSPQSPSPSSPRRPRKQENGSPSVPPGDQSDALYRPPDEEKASSDDVNAQPDSEREAMAEQDQRPVWGLHDTYIVTPTDTGMMLVDQRAAHVRVLHERNLERLREEQGNSQQLLFPHTVELSPADVDLFEDLRQDLRALGFEVERMSGRTVAVRGVPADVPDGDESAVLEDILEQYKSAQDTVEDERREQLARVMAQKSAVRRGQPLSESERRSLLRDLFECEMPYADPSGTPTIAKWSLEEIAKRFGRA; encoded by the coding sequence GTGGCTGAATCTGCCGAGTCCTCTACGTCTGAGGGCATCATTCACGTGATGTCGGACCGCCTCGCCAATCAGATTGCGGCGGGGGAGGTGGTGCAGCGTCCGGCCTCGGTGGAAAAGGAACTCATCGAGAACGCAATTGATGCGGGGGCGTCGTCCGTGGAGGTCATTCTCAAAGATGCAGGCAGCACGCTCGTACAGGTGATCGACGACGGTTGCGGCATGAGTCCTGCCGATGCCGAGCGGTGCTTCGAGCGCCACGCCACGAGCAAGATTCAATCGGTCGATGACCTGGAGCGGATTCGGACCCTCGGCTTTCGCGGGGAAGCCCTTGCGTCGATCGCCGCCGTATCACAGGTCGAGCTCAAGACGAAGCGCGTGGAGGACGACGCAGGGACGCTCGTGCGAGTGAAGGGAGGCGAAATTATGGAGCAGCGGCCTTGTGCAATTCAACACGGCACGTCCGTGGCCGTCCAGAATCTTTTCTTCAATGTGCCGGCCCGACGCAACTTCTTGAAGACGCCGGCCACCGAACTGAAGCACCTCACCACCACGGCACAGTTTCTGTCCCTTGCCAATCCGACCGTCGCCTTTCGCCTTGAGCACGATGGCCACGAGCACTACGACCTGGCCGCCGCGCAGTCGGACGACTTCCTCGGCGCCATGAAGGAGCGGGTGCTGGGGCTCTTTGGGGATGAGCACGCCGACGAGCTCGTGCCGGTTCAGGATTCGTCGAGCGACCTCACGATCGAGGGCTTTGTGGGAGAGCCCTCATTCCACCGCAAAACGCGGGGAGAGCAGTTCCTGTTTGTAAACGAGCGCTACGTGAAGGATCGCTACCTCAGTCACGCCGTGAAGAAAGCCTACGGCGACCTGTTGCCGGACGGGGCCTTTCCGTTTTTTGCGCTCTTCTTGCGCATGGATCCTCGCCGGGTGGACGTGAACGTGCATCCCCAGAAATCGGAGGTGAAGTTCGACGACCAGAGCGGCATCTACGGCTTCCTGCGGAGTGCAGTGCGGCGGGCACTAGGGCGCGTGCACGCTACGCCCCAAATGGAGGGAGAGGAGGACTCGCCAGATGAAGGCCCCGAGACGACTGCCGGCGGGTCTTCCTCTGAAGGGTCGTGGTCGCGTTCCACACCCACCTCGTTTCAGCCCCGACGGTCGTCGAATTCAGACGCGGAATCAAGCTCATCGTCGCCGCAATCCCCATCCCCATCGTCGCCCCGCCGTCCTCGGAAGCAGGAGAACGGCAGCCCGAGCGTTCCGCCCGGCGACCAGTCCGATGCCTTGTACCGTCCGCCGGACGAAGAGAAGGCCTCCTCCGACGATGTGAACGCTCAGCCGGACTCGGAGAGGGAGGCCATGGCGGAGCAGGATCAACGTCCGGTTTGGGGGTTGCACGACACCTACATCGTGACGCCCACGGACACCGGCATGATGCTCGTGGACCAGCGGGCCGCCCACGTGCGCGTGCTTCATGAGCGAAATCTGGAGCGACTGCGGGAGGAGCAGGGCAATTCGCAGCAGCTTCTCTTTCCGCACACGGTCGAACTCTCGCCTGCCGATGTTGATCTGTTCGAGGACCTCCGACAGGATCTCCGGGCACTGGGTTTTGAGGTAGAACGGATGAGCGGGCGCACGGTGGCGGTGCGTGGGGTGCCGGCCGACGTGCCGGACGGAGACGAGAGCGCAGTACTGGAGGACATTCTGGAGCAGTACAAGTCTGCACAGGACACGGTGGAGGACGAGCGGCGCGAGCAGCTGGCGCGCGTGATGGCACAGAAGAGTGCCGTGCGGCGCGGGCAGCCGCTCTCTGAGTCCGAGCGCCGATCGCTCCTCCGTGACTTGTTCGAGTGTGAGATGCCGTACGCCGATCCATCGGGCACGCCCACCATCGCAAAGTGGTCGCTGGAAGAGATTGCAAAGCGGTTTGGGAGAGCGTAG
- the uvrC gene encoding excinuclease ABC subunit UvrC codes for MTEILDDKPEALQQKLDGLPTDPGVYKFLDDDGSVLYVGKAKNLRNRVRTYFQQSRQRDGRIEVMVKKAVDVDVIITDTEAEALILENNQIKELQPRYNVNLRDDKTYPYICIKNERFPRVFKTRNVKQDGSKYFGPYADVSKMNTMMDAIRSVFQLRTCSLDLSEEKVEAGKYDVCLQHHIDNCKAPCVGKQSEDDYMETIEQVEKLLNGQTQALIDLLKDEMHEQSDRKNFEEAARLRDQVQALKEYSQQQKVVSQDFADRDVFALHLDREEGIGCGVLFQVREGKMIGKRHKYLKRITGRTDEELMLSFVENYYADANFYPEEVLLSHDPNDHPAQDTHALEELLRQEKGRQVPINVPQQGDKASLTRMAKSNAKLLVGEWKTQQMKRERDRIPESVKALKGELRMEDLPRRIDGIDVSHHGGKETVASCVVFTDGTPRKSDYRTYKIRTTEEGRPDDYQAMREVVERRYRRMIDEEGPWPDLVVIDGGKGQLNAATEVLQELGLMDRFQVIGLAKRLEEVFRPGDSDPVLIGKDSPALQLLQKVRNEAHRFAVTYQRKRRKKQTLQSELLDIHGIGEKTAQKLLGTFGSVAKVKEADEDALAEVVGPAKAETVVEYYA; via the coding sequence ATGACTGAGATTCTCGACGACAAGCCGGAGGCCCTGCAGCAGAAGCTTGACGGGCTGCCCACCGATCCGGGAGTCTACAAGTTTTTGGATGATGACGGCTCGGTGCTCTACGTGGGCAAGGCCAAAAATCTGCGCAATCGGGTACGCACGTACTTTCAGCAAAGCCGGCAGCGGGACGGACGCATCGAGGTCATGGTGAAGAAGGCCGTGGACGTGGATGTCATTATCACGGACACGGAAGCGGAGGCGTTGATTTTGGAGAACAACCAGATCAAAGAGCTCCAGCCCCGCTACAACGTCAACCTGCGGGACGACAAGACCTATCCCTACATTTGCATCAAGAATGAGCGCTTCCCCCGGGTGTTCAAGACGCGCAACGTTAAGCAGGATGGGTCGAAGTACTTCGGTCCGTACGCGGACGTGTCGAAGATGAACACGATGATGGACGCGATCCGGTCGGTCTTTCAGCTGCGGACCTGCTCGCTCGATCTCAGCGAGGAGAAGGTCGAGGCGGGGAAGTACGACGTGTGTCTCCAGCATCACATCGACAACTGCAAGGCACCGTGCGTGGGGAAGCAGTCCGAGGACGACTACATGGAGACGATTGAGCAGGTGGAGAAGCTGCTCAATGGCCAGACGCAGGCGCTCATCGATCTCCTGAAGGACGAGATGCACGAGCAGTCCGACCGAAAAAACTTTGAGGAGGCGGCGCGGCTGCGCGATCAGGTGCAGGCCCTCAAGGAGTACTCACAGCAGCAGAAGGTCGTCAGTCAAGATTTTGCCGACCGCGACGTGTTTGCCCTGCACCTGGACCGAGAGGAGGGCATCGGGTGCGGTGTGCTGTTTCAGGTACGGGAGGGCAAGATGATCGGGAAGCGGCACAAGTACCTGAAGCGCATCACCGGGCGGACGGACGAGGAGCTGATGCTCTCGTTCGTAGAGAATTACTACGCCGATGCGAATTTCTACCCGGAGGAGGTGCTGCTCTCGCACGATCCGAACGATCATCCGGCGCAGGACACGCATGCGCTGGAGGAGTTGCTTCGGCAGGAGAAAGGGCGACAGGTGCCGATCAATGTGCCACAGCAGGGCGACAAGGCGAGTCTCACCCGAATGGCGAAATCCAACGCCAAGCTGCTGGTGGGCGAGTGGAAGACGCAACAGATGAAGCGGGAGCGGGATCGCATTCCGGAGTCCGTGAAGGCCCTGAAGGGCGAGTTGCGGATGGAGGACCTGCCCCGCCGCATCGATGGCATCGACGTGTCGCACCATGGCGGGAAGGAGACGGTGGCGTCCTGTGTGGTCTTTACCGATGGTACACCGCGCAAGAGTGACTACCGGACCTACAAGATTCGCACGACCGAGGAGGGACGGCCGGACGACTACCAGGCGATGCGGGAGGTGGTGGAGCGCCGCTACCGCCGCATGATCGACGAGGAGGGGCCGTGGCCCGATCTCGTCGTCATCGATGGGGGAAAGGGCCAGCTCAACGCCGCAACGGAAGTGCTGCAGGAGCTGGGCCTCATGGACCGGTTCCAGGTGATCGGGCTGGCCAAACGGCTGGAGGAGGTCTTCCGTCCCGGCGATTCAGATCCGGTGCTCATCGGGAAGGACAGCCCCGCGCTCCAGCTGTTGCAAAAGGTTCGCAACGAGGCGCACCGCTTTGCCGTCACGTATCAGCGCAAACGGCGCAAGAAGCAGACGCTCCAGTCCGAGCTCCTCGACATCCACGGCATTGGCGAGAAGACAGCCCAAAAGCTCCTTGGGACGTTTGGCTCCGTGGCAAAAGTGAAGGAGGCCGACGAGGACGCATTAGCGGAGGTGGTGGGGCCGGCGAAGGCGGAGACGGTCGTCGAATACTACGCATAA
- a CDS encoding HNH endonuclease: protein MRTCAYCGKKGQLSKEHLYPDCLQSRRDGDRVYSSNAISDKFVPGSALQIKDVCETCNNGVLSELDQYFCGLYDSFIDGRTVRSGEQVQFRYEYDDLLRWLLKMLYNNARAGKAAKKHVDRLQEYSGYIIGEESIPPEVLLLARLTVPFEGENGEIPPSHMTCGLIELEEFDYRLGETYLVSIDSFSFIVVALVGASNLFRQKARELLKEDASLGETSRLTPGVEQTRLEASDATSLHVDGQLVMADWAKWIRRTQKD, encoded by the coding sequence ATGAGGACTTGCGCCTACTGTGGAAAGAAAGGACAGCTCTCCAAAGAGCATCTGTATCCCGACTGTCTCCAGAGTCGTCGTGATGGTGATCGAGTCTACTCCTCGAATGCAATCTCAGATAAATTCGTCCCGGGTTCTGCGTTGCAGATAAAAGATGTCTGTGAGACCTGCAACAACGGGGTCCTTTCAGAGCTAGATCAGTACTTCTGCGGCCTGTATGACTCCTTTATCGACGGACGAACTGTGCGATCAGGGGAGCAGGTTCAGTTTCGGTATGAGTACGATGATCTGCTCCGATGGCTTCTGAAGATGCTTTACAACAATGCTCGGGCGGGAAAGGCTGCAAAGAAGCACGTTGACAGGTTGCAGGAGTACTCCGGGTACATTATTGGCGAAGAAAGCATCCCTCCCGAAGTTCTTCTCCTCGCCCGACTCACAGTGCCGTTTGAAGGAGAGAATGGGGAAATTCCTCCCTCTCACATGACCTGTGGCCTGATTGAACTTGAGGAGTTCGACTACAGACTTGGTGAGACCTATTTGGTCAGCATTGACAGCTTCTCATTCATCGTGGTCGCTCTTGTCGGGGCTTCGAACCTATTTCGACAGAAGGCCCGCGAATTGCTGAAAGAGGACGCATCACTAGGAGAGACGTCAAGACTTACTCCTGGCGTTGAACAGACGAGGTTAGAAGCCTCCGATGCGACCTCTCTCCATGTCGACGGCCAGCTTGTAATGGCAGATTGGGCAAAGTGGATACGCAGGACTCAAAAGGACTGA
- a CDS encoding L-lactate dehydrogenase, whose protein sequence is MIQRRTVGIVGTGNVGTAAAYALFNQGLASEILLHDVDERRAEGEAMDLMHGQLLVGRVTCRAVGYEAMSDAQVIVLAAGSSQKSPDESRLDLLERNARIFQEIISALDEQAPDAILVVATNPVDVLTDLSQEMSERPNERIIGTGTLLDTARFRALLGQHYGVDPRSVHAYILGEHGDTEVPIWSNATIGGQPIRGRDVLGEPWNSDTMQSLFEQARDAAYEIIDRKGYTDSAIGVVIARIVRAILEDQRNVLPVSVRQEGAYGIEGVCLSTPCVVGIEGVERHVTPDLSTDEEEALRASADALRESRAGLDLPL, encoded by the coding sequence ATGATTCAGCGTCGAACCGTAGGCATTGTCGGCACGGGGAATGTGGGCACGGCAGCCGCCTATGCGCTTTTCAACCAGGGCCTCGCCAGTGAAATTCTTCTCCATGACGTTGACGAGCGTCGGGCCGAGGGTGAGGCGATGGATTTGATGCACGGCCAACTGCTGGTAGGCCGGGTCACGTGCCGCGCGGTCGGCTATGAGGCGATGAGCGATGCGCAAGTGATCGTTCTCGCGGCGGGCAGCAGTCAGAAGTCGCCGGACGAGTCTCGGCTCGACCTGCTGGAGCGCAACGCCCGCATTTTCCAGGAGATCATTTCGGCGCTCGACGAGCAGGCCCCCGACGCCATTCTCGTTGTCGCCACGAATCCAGTGGATGTACTCACGGACCTCTCGCAGGAGATGAGTGAGCGGCCCAATGAGCGCATCATTGGAACGGGAACGCTCCTTGACACGGCGCGCTTCCGCGCATTGCTGGGGCAGCACTACGGCGTCGATCCGCGCTCCGTGCATGCCTACATCCTGGGCGAGCACGGCGATACGGAGGTGCCCATCTGGAGCAATGCGACCATTGGAGGACAGCCGATTCGGGGCCGGGACGTCTTGGGGGAACCCTGGAATTCGGATACGATGCAGTCGCTCTTTGAGCAGGCCCGCGACGCCGCCTACGAAATTATCGACCGGAAGGGCTATACCGACTCCGCCATTGGCGTCGTCATTGCCCGGATTGTCCGAGCCATCCTGGAGGATCAGCGGAACGTGCTTCCCGTGAGTGTGCGGCAGGAGGGAGCGTACGGCATCGAAGGCGTGTGCCTGAGCACGCCCTGTGTCGTGGGCATTGAAGGGGTGGAGCGACACGTGACCCCGGATCTCTCGACAGACGAGGAGGAGGCCCTACGGGCGTCGGCCGACGCGCTGCGGGAGAGTCGGGCCGGGCTCGACCTTCCGCTGTAA